Part of the Deltaproteobacteria bacterium CG2_30_66_27 genome is shown below.
ACGCCGAAGATCCGGGCGGAGGCGTACGCCATCGACGTCGATCTGGGGATAGGGAAGGGGTGCGACTACGTCTACTTCTCGGACCTGAGCACCGCGTATGTGAGGTTGAACTCGGGTTATAGATCGTGATATGTATTTAAGGCTTGGCTTCAGTTTATCACCCACGGGCGGGACTCTCCCCGGGGTGCCCCGGTTCGACGGGGTAAATGGGGAGGGGCGGAGCGCCCGGCGGAAGAACCCCTAAACAGAAGGAGGAAAGAAAGGGATGGCGAACGGACAGAACGCGATAATCTCGATGAAGCAGCTGCTGGAGGCGGGGGTTCACTTCGGGCACCAGACGAAGCGTTGGAACCCGAAGATGAAGCGATACATCTTCACCGCGCGCAACGGGATCTACATCATCGATCTTCAGCAGACGGTGAAGATGTTCCGGGCCGCCTACGAGACGGTGCGGAACATGGCGGCGGAGGGGAAGACGATCCTCTTCGTCGGCACGAAGAAACAGGCGGCGGAGGCGGTGGACGAGGAGGCCCATCGGGCCGGTACGCCGTACGTCAACCAGCGCTGGCTGGGCGGGATGCTCACCAACTTCGCCACGATCCGGAAGAGCCTTGACCGGCTGCAGAAGCTTTCGGAGATCGGGGCCGACGGCACCGCCGAGCGGCTCCCGAAAAAAGAAGTTCTTCAGCTCGAGAAGGAACGGGCCAAGTTAGAGAAGACCCTCGGCGGCATCCGGGATCTCAAGCGTGTGCCCGACGCGATGTTCGTCGTCGACCCGTCGCGGGAGACGATCGCGGTCCTCGAGGGCCGGCGGCTGGGGATCCCCATCGTCGCCATCGTGGACACGAACTGCGACCCCGACCTGATCGACGTCGTGATCCCGGGGAACGACGACGCCATCCGCGCGATCAAGCTGTTCCTCTCCAAGATGGCCGACGCGATCCTCGAGGGGAAGGCGGCCTATGCGGAGAAGAACGCCTCCCGCGTCGACAAGGAGGTGGAGGCGCCCGAGGTCACGATGTCGCTTATCTCCACCGA
Proteins encoded:
- a CDS encoding 30S ribosomal protein S2; translated protein: MANGQNAIISMKQLLEAGVHFGHQTKRWNPKMKRYIFTARNGIYIIDLQQTVKMFRAAYETVRNMAAEGKTILFVGTKKQAAEAVDEEAHRAGTPYVNQRWLGGMLTNFATIRKSLDRLQKLSEIGADGTAERLPKKEVLQLEKERAKLEKTLGGIRDLKRVPDAMFVVDPSRETIAVLEGRRLGIPIVAIVDTNCDPDLIDVVIPGNDDAIRAIKLFLSKMADAILEGKAAYAEKNASRVDKEVEAPEVTMSLISTEGEEEVSIAPPAPAAAPAPTTAE